TATAGAATAAATAAAGAAAGCCTGCCTTTCCATATCGGAAAGACAAGCTTTTACCAAAACTTATTTTATTCAGAAAGGGCCGCCTGTCCCTCCAAGCTTATCCACTCTTGTGACCACTTCTCAATTTCCCTTACGACAGGCTCCAAGGCACGGCCTTTCTCCGTCAAGGAATATTCGATGCGGACAGGAATTTCCGGATAAACAACGCGGGTGACGATTCCTTCATTTTCCAAATCCTTGAAACGTTCGGATAACAGCCTGCCGCTGATCGGAAGCGCGGCTTGAACAGCGCAGAAACGCTGCGGGCCGGCTAACAGCTGATAGATAATCAGGCCAATC
This region of Paenibacillus sp. JDR-2 genomic DNA includes:
- a CDS encoding winged helix-turn-helix transcriptional regulator translates to MEQSDLCPRVQKGMDLIGKRWIGLIIYQLLAGPQRFCAVQAALPISGRLLSERFKDLENEGIVTRVVYPEIPVRIEYSLTEKGRALEPVVREIEKWSQEWISLEGQAALSE